A part of Chanodichthys erythropterus isolate Z2021 chromosome 4, ASM2448905v1, whole genome shotgun sequence genomic DNA contains:
- the si:ch211-121a2.4 gene encoding transmembrane protein 205 isoform X1, whose amino-acid sequence MSADREPPVTAKLLHLMFLSTFWGMQIWVTFISGFVMDNHLNRHTFGFIQSRLFPFYLHIGSACAFFNLTIFAMYHPSNMLDDREAFQIFIYFVCVTVAAVNAQWFGQMTSEIMADMHLIEQACGLGQDIGLSSNREAYAKLCETDPKYKKLSGRLWLYHMLSSLCNLCCIVCNGYSLYYLAENLTTL is encoded by the exons ATGTCTGCAGACAGAGAGCCTCCCGTCACTGCTAAACTCCTTCACCTCATGTTTCTCTCCACCTTCTGGGGAATGCAGATATGGGTCACCTTTATATCGG GCTTTGTGATGGACAACCATCTAAACCGACACACGTTTGGCTTCATCCAGAGCCGGCTCTTCCCGTTTTACCTGCATATCGGCTCAGCCTGTGCTTTCTTCAATCTCACCATCTTCGCCATGTACCATCCCAGCAACATGCTGGATGACAGAGAAGCCTTCCAG ATCttcatttattttgtgtgtgtgactgtggcAGCAGTAAATGCCCAGTGGTTTGGTCAGATGACCTCGGAAATCATGGCGGACATGCACCTGATTGAGCAGGCCTGTGGATTGGGTCAGGACATCGGACTCTCATCCAATCGGGAAGCTTACGCCAAGCTCTGCGAGACGGACCCAAAGTACAAAAAGCTGAGTGGTCGGCTGTGGCTGTACCACATGCTGTCTTCCCTCTGTAACCTCTGCTGTATCGTATGTAACGGATACAGCCTATATTACCTGGCAGAAAACCTCACCACACTCTGA
- the si:ch211-121a2.4 gene encoding transmembrane protein 205 isoform X2, whose amino-acid sequence MDNHLNRHTFGFIQSRLFPFYLHIGSACAFFNLTIFAMYHPSNMLDDREAFQIFIYFVCVTVAAVNAQWFGQMTSEIMADMHLIEQACGLGQDIGLSSNREAYAKLCETDPKYKKLSGRLWLYHMLSSLCNLCCIVCNGYSLYYLAENLTTL is encoded by the exons ATGGACAACCATCTAAACCGACACACGTTTGGCTTCATCCAGAGCCGGCTCTTCCCGTTTTACCTGCATATCGGCTCAGCCTGTGCTTTCTTCAATCTCACCATCTTCGCCATGTACCATCCCAGCAACATGCTGGATGACAGAGAAGCCTTCCAG ATCttcatttattttgtgtgtgtgactgtggcAGCAGTAAATGCCCAGTGGTTTGGTCAGATGACCTCGGAAATCATGGCGGACATGCACCTGATTGAGCAGGCCTGTGGATTGGGTCAGGACATCGGACTCTCATCCAATCGGGAAGCTTACGCCAAGCTCTGCGAGACGGACCCAAAGTACAAAAAGCTGAGTGGTCGGCTGTGGCTGTACCACATGCTGTCTTCCCTCTGTAACCTCTGCTGTATCGTATGTAACGGATACAGCCTATATTACCTGGCAGAAAACCTCACCACACTCTGA